The genomic region ACCGCCTTGATGCGCGTGCCGTCCACGGCCAGAAGCTCGCGCCCAAATAGAACGAGACGCTTGCAAAGAAGGGTGAACTGGCGAAACACGAATTTGGAAGCGGCGCAGTTGTAGTTGTTATGCACGCCCCGATGTTGCCAGCATGTCGAGCACAGGACAGGAAGGGGCGGGGTCGCCGGAACAGCCCGAGATTGTGTCGGCGAGAATGCCTTCCAGTCTGGCAAGGTCGGCCAATTTCAGCCGCACGTCGTCGAGATGTGCGCGGGCGATCTCTCTCACCTCGGCGCAAGAAATGCGGGAAGGCTCGGCAAGAGCCAGCAAGGCCCGGATTTGCTCAATGCTGAATCCAAGCTCGCGGGCGCGCCGGATGAAGGCCAATCTTCGAATATGCCCTTCTTCGTAGGCACGGTAGCCGCTCGCGGTTCTTGCGGGCGGCGGCATAAGCTTGATGCGCTCATAATAGCGCACAGTCTCAAGATTGACGCCCGCCGCCGCTGCGAGCTGCCCAATGGTCAAGGCCTTCATGGATTTTTCGCTTGCACCTGTAGTCGCTACGGGGTGCAGGATAGCCCAACCATCACGCAAGGGCGAGCCATGACCATCAATACAGCGCAAGAAGCAACGCCAGCCGCTTCGTCTCCCCCCGGTCTGCCAGCCTCGCCAAAATGGTTCGCAGCCTTGGGACTGGTCGCCGGACTCGGCGCGGTCGTCGCGTCTTCGTGTTGCGTGATCCCGCTTGGGCTCGCTGCGCTTGGCGCGGGCGCGGGAATTCTCGGCGGGCTGGAAATGATCGTCGAATGGCGCGTCCCGCTTCTCTCGATCAGCGCCTTGGCGATTGTCGGCGGGTGGGGCGCGTGGTGGTTGAAGCGGCCAATTGCTTGCGTTTCGGGGGCGAGCTGTGCGTCGCCGCAACACTCACGTGCAACGCTCGCGCTTCTGCTCTGCGCCTCGATAACCGTGCTGGCGGCGGCAAGCTGGGGTTACATCGACCCCGCGCTGCTCAAATTGGTGCGGGGCCGCTGATGCAGCTCGTCTCGAAAATCACTTGCCCGTCCTGCGGTCACCAGTCGGCTGAGATGATGCCGACCGATGCCTGCCAGTTCGTCTATGAATGCAAGGGCTGCGGTGCGCTGCTAAAGCCAAAGGCTGGGGACTGTTGCGTCTTCTGCTCCTATGGCGACGTGCCATGCCCGCCAATTCAAGACGCAAGAGAACATCGACGCCCCGCCGCATGCTGCTCCGGCGCATAGGAGCACGGCTCGGCGGGCTTGACACGCCTCATATTTCCATCATATTAGAAACATGGAAAAACAAGAAGCCATAGCCGCCCTTGTCGCGCTCGGTCACGAGACCCGTCTCGATATTTTCCGCCTCCTCATGCAGGCCGGACCCGAGGGGCTTCCTGCGGGACAAATCGGCGAGCGGCTGGGGCTTGCGCCCGCGACGCTGTCTTTTCACCTCACCCAGCTCAAACACGCGGACCTCATAACCTTCCGGCGCGAAAGCCGGTCGCTGATCTACTCGGCGGCCTATCCGGTCATGAACGCGCTGCTCGCTTACATGACCGAGAATTGCTGCCAAGGCGCAGACGCCTCTTGCGAAGCCGCCACTCCTTCAAGTTGCCAGCCAAAGGAACGCCATGAAACGCCTGCACGTGCACGTGTCCGTTGATGACCTTGCGGGGTCTGTCCGCTTTTACAGCGCGCTTTTCGGGGCTGTACCCACCGTCGCCAAACCCGACTATGCCAAATGGATGCTCGATGATCCGCGCGTGAATTTCGCGATTTCGGCGCGCGGCGGAAAGGCGGGCGTCGATCATCTCGGGATTCAGGTCGAGACGCCCGAGGAGCTGAAAGAAGTCTATGGCCGCCTGCAACAGGCTGAACGGCCTATGCTGGAAGAAGGCGCGACAACCTGCTGCTACGCCGAGTCCGAAAAGGCGTGGACCTCGGACCCGCAAGGGCTGCTGTGGGAGTCGTTTTTGACGACCGGCAAAAGCACAGTCTTTGGCGATGACACGAGGCTAGCGGGATTCCGCACCGGCGGGAAGGGGGAGTCCTCTCCCTGCTGCGGCTCAAAGCCTGCGCCAGTCGTTGAAGCCGCTTGTTGTTCTGGAACGGGAGCCAACAAATGACCGAGCGCGTTTACAATGTCCTCTTTCTCTGCACCGGCAACACGGCGCGTTCGGTTCTCGCCGAAGGCATTCTGCGCAAGGACGGCGCGGGCCGCTTCAAGGCCTTTTCGGCGGGGAGCCATCCCAAGGGCGTGGTGAACCCTTACGCGCTGAAGACGCTTGAGGCCTATGATTATCCAACCGACGGCTTCCGCTCGAAGAGCTGGGAAGAGTTTGCCGGACCCGACGCGCCGAAGATGGATTTCGTTTTCACGGTCTGCGACAGCGCGGCGGGCGAAGCCTGCCCGGTCTGGCCGGGCCAACCGATGACCGCGCATTGGGGCATCGAAGACCCTGCCGCTGTCGAGGGCTCGGATTTGGAGAAGCAGAAGGCCTTCAATCTCGCCTTCCGCTACATGAAGACGCGCATTTCCCTCCTGCTGGCGACGCCCATTCCCCGCCTCGATAAGCTGGCGCTGACCAACCGCCTGCGCGAAATCGGCGAGGCGGAAGGCGCGACCCACGGCCACAAAACGGAGGCGTAAGGGTGTCCGTCACGATTTACCACAACCCCGCCTGCGGCACCTCGCGCAACACGCTGGCGATGATCCGCCAAAGCGGCGAAGAGCCGGTCGTCATCGAATATCTGAAAGACCCGCCGACGCGCGCGCGGCTCGTCGAGCTGATCAAGGCCATGGGCATTTCTGCGCGCGAGCTGCTGCGGCAGAAGGGAACTCCTTATGACACGCTCGGCCTTGCCGATCCCAAATGGACGGAAGATGAGCTGATCGGCTTCATGCTCGAACACCCGATCCTCATCAACCGGCCTATCGTTGTAACGTCGAAGGGCGCGCGGCTGTGCCGCCCTTCCGAGGCCGTGCTCGATATTCTGCCCAATCCGGTGATTGGCGATTTCACCAAGGAAGATGGCGAAGTCGTCACCGGCAAAGGCGCTCAACCCCAATCCTGAAAGGACTGACATGACCACCATTCACGTTTTCGATCCCGCCCTTTGTTGCAGCAGCGGCGTCTGCGGCGTCGATGCGGATCAGGCGCTTATCGCCTTCGCGGCGGATGTCGATTGGGCGAAAAAGAGCGGCGCGCAAATCGAGCGCTTCAACCTTGCGCAGCAACCCATGGCCTTTGCCGACAACGCCACGGTGAAAGGCTTTCTTGAGCGCTCCGGTCAGGAGGCGCTGCCGTTGATCCTCGTCAATGGCGACATTGCGCTTGCCGGACGTTATCCCAACCGCACCGAGCTGGCGCGCTGGGCGGGCGTCAAGGAAGCCGCCGAAGCGCATCAAGGCTCATGCTGCGGCGGCAAGACCTCCTGCTGCTGAGGTAACCCCATGAGATTCCTCGAAGGCGCGCCGCGTTTCCTCTTCTTCACCGGCAAGGGCGGGGTCGGCAAGACCTCGCTGGCCTGCGCCACGGCGATCCAGCTCGCGCAAGCGGGCCGCCGGGTGCTGCTGGTCAGCACCGACCCGGCCTCGAATGTCGGCCAAGTTTTCGGGGGTTCGATCGGGAACAAGATCACCCCGATTAGCGATGTTCCCCGGCTGTTTGCCCTTGAAATCGACCCGGAAGCAGCGGCGCAAGCCTACCGCGACCGCATTGTCGGTCCGGTGCGCGGCAAACTGCCGGAGGCCGTGGTCAAAGGCATTGAGGAACAGCTTTCGGGAGCCTGCACGACGGAAATCGCCGCCTTCGACGAATTCACCGCGCTGCTCACCGATACGGAAATCACCTCGGCTTACGACCATATTGTCTTCGACACCGCGCCGACCGGCCACACCATCAGGCTGTTGCAGCTGCCCGTCGCTTGGTCGGGCTTCCTCGAAGCAGGGCAGGGTGACGCCTCATGCCTTGGGCCGCTGGCGGGCCTCGAAAAGCAGCGCGCCCAATATAAGGCCGCCGTGGAGGCGCTCGCGGATGGACAGCGCACCCGCCTGGTGCTCGTCGCCCGCGCCCAGAATTCGGCGCTGCGCGAAGCGGCGCGCACCCATGGCGAGCTGGCCGCAATCGGCCTCACCCAGCAATTTCTTATCGTCAACGGGCTGTTGCCCAAGGAAGAGGCGGCGCTCGATCCACTCGCCAAGGCCATCTACGGACGCGAGCAAGCGGCCTTGGCCGCGATGCCTGATGCGCTCCGCAGGCTGCCGCGCGATGATGTGCCGCTGAAGCCGTTCAACCTCGTTGGCCTCGCCGCCCTGCGCCAGCTTCTAGTTGAAACCGCGCCCCAGCTGGGCGCGGCGGGCGGGGAGCCGGTCGCGCTGCGCGCGCCGAGCCTCGCCGATCTCGTGGATGACATCGCCGCCGACGGCCATGGGCTGGTCATGCTGATGGGCAAGGGCGGCGTCGGCAAGACGACGCTGGCGGCGGCGGTTGCCGTCGAGCTGGCGCGGCGCGGGCTGCCGGTTCACCTCACCACCTCCGACCCTGCCGCGCATCTCACTGAGACACTGCACGGCTCCATGGCTCATCTGACGGTTAGCCGTATCGACCCCCACGCCGAGACCGAGCGTTACCGGCAAGAAGTGCTGCGCACGAAAGGCGCGAGCCTCGATGCTCAAGGGCGCGCTTTGCTCGAAGAGGATTTGCGCTCGCCCTGCACCGAAGAAATCGCGGTCTTTCAGGCCTTCTCGCGCATCATCCGCGAGGCGGGCGAAAAATTCGTGGTCATGGACACCGCGCCGACCGGCCACACGCTGCTGCTGTTGGACGCGACGGGAGCCTATCACCGTGAGGTCGCGCGCATGCTGGACGCCAAAGGCGCGCATTACACGACCCCGATGATGCAGCTTCAGGACCCCAACCGGACCAAAGTGCTGATCGTCACCTTGGCCGAAACGACACCAGTCCTCGAAGCCGCCAGCCTGCAAGCCGATCTGCGGCGCGCCGGGATCGAGCCATGGGCATGGGTCATCAATAACAGCGTCGCGGCGGCGCGCCCGCGGTCGCCCCTGCTACGCAAGCGCGCCCACAACGAGCTGGCGGAAGTGGAGAAAGTCAAAACATCCCATGCCCGCCGCTACGCCGCCGTGCCGCTGCGTGAGGAAGAACCCGTCGGCGTCGAACGCCTTCTCAAACTGGCCGCGCCCATCAGGGAACCGGCCTAAGCCTGCTTTAGAGG from Methylocystis sp. MJC1 harbors:
- a CDS encoding MerR family transcriptional regulator, giving the protein MKALTIGQLAAAAGVNLETVRYYERIKLMPPPARTASGYRAYEEGHIRRLAFIRRARELGFSIEQIRALLALAEPSRISCAEVREIARAHLDDVRLKLADLARLEGILADTISGCSGDPAPSCPVLDMLATSGRA
- a CDS encoding mercuric transporter MerT family protein; protein product: MTINTAQEATPAASSPPGLPASPKWFAALGLVAGLGAVVASSCCVIPLGLAALGAGAGILGGLEMIVEWRVPLLSISALAIVGGWGAWWLKRPIACVSGASCASPQHSRATLALLLCASITVLAAASWGYIDPALLKLVRGR
- a CDS encoding GDCCVxC domain-containing (seleno)protein; translation: MQLVSKITCPSCGHQSAEMMPTDACQFVYECKGCGALLKPKAGDCCVFCSYGDVPCPPIQDAREHRRPAACCSGA
- a CDS encoding ArsR/SmtB family transcription factor — its product is MEKQEAIAALVALGHETRLDIFRLLMQAGPEGLPAGQIGERLGLAPATLSFHLTQLKHADLITFRRESRSLIYSAAYPVMNALLAYMTENCCQGADASCEAATPSSCQPKERHETPARARVR
- a CDS encoding ArsI/CadI family heavy metal resistance metalloenzyme — its product is MKRLHVHVSVDDLAGSVRFYSALFGAVPTVAKPDYAKWMLDDPRVNFAISARGGKAGVDHLGIQVETPEELKEVYGRLQQAERPMLEEGATTCCYAESEKAWTSDPQGLLWESFLTTGKSTVFGDDTRLAGFRTGGKGESSPCCGSKPAPVVEAACCSGTGANK
- a CDS encoding arsenate reductase ArsC yields the protein MTERVYNVLFLCTGNTARSVLAEGILRKDGAGRFKAFSAGSHPKGVVNPYALKTLEAYDYPTDGFRSKSWEEFAGPDAPKMDFVFTVCDSAAGEACPVWPGQPMTAHWGIEDPAAVEGSDLEKQKAFNLAFRYMKTRISLLLATPIPRLDKLALTNRLREIGEAEGATHGHKTEA
- the arsC gene encoding arsenate reductase (glutaredoxin) (This arsenate reductase requires both glutathione and glutaredoxin to convert arsenate to arsenite, after which the efflux transporter formed by ArsA and ArsB can extrude the arsenite from the cell, providing resistance.); its protein translation is MSVTIYHNPACGTSRNTLAMIRQSGEEPVVIEYLKDPPTRARLVELIKAMGISARELLRQKGTPYDTLGLADPKWTEDELIGFMLEHPILINRPIVVTSKGARLCRPSEAVLDILPNPVIGDFTKEDGEVVTGKGAQPQS
- the arsD gene encoding arsenite efflux transporter metallochaperone ArsD, giving the protein MTTIHVFDPALCCSSGVCGVDADQALIAFAADVDWAKKSGAQIERFNLAQQPMAFADNATVKGFLERSGQEALPLILVNGDIALAGRYPNRTELARWAGVKEAAEAHQGSCCGGKTSCC
- the arsA gene encoding arsenical pump-driving ATPase; this translates as MRFLEGAPRFLFFTGKGGVGKTSLACATAIQLAQAGRRVLLVSTDPASNVGQVFGGSIGNKITPISDVPRLFALEIDPEAAAQAYRDRIVGPVRGKLPEAVVKGIEEQLSGACTTEIAAFDEFTALLTDTEITSAYDHIVFDTAPTGHTIRLLQLPVAWSGFLEAGQGDASCLGPLAGLEKQRAQYKAAVEALADGQRTRLVLVARAQNSALREAARTHGELAAIGLTQQFLIVNGLLPKEEAALDPLAKAIYGREQAALAAMPDALRRLPRDDVPLKPFNLVGLAALRQLLVETAPQLGAAGGEPVALRAPSLADLVDDIAADGHGLVMLMGKGGVGKTTLAAAVAVELARRGLPVHLTTSDPAAHLTETLHGSMAHLTVSRIDPHAETERYRQEVLRTKGASLDAQGRALLEEDLRSPCTEEIAVFQAFSRIIREAGEKFVVMDTAPTGHTLLLLDATGAYHREVARMLDAKGAHYTTPMMQLQDPNRTKVLIVTLAETTPVLEAASLQADLRRAGIEPWAWVINNSVAAARPRSPLLRKRAHNELAEVEKVKTSHARRYAAVPLREEEPVGVERLLKLAAPIREPA